The genomic interval GCCGAGGCGATCCAGGGCTTCGCGGATGGTCGCCTGCGTGTTGGTGAGAATGTTGGTGTCGTGCGCGGGCTTGTTGGCGCCGACGATCAGGCGTTTGTTCCCTTGTTCCTGCGACATGGTTGATCTCTCCTTTAACGGGAATCGCTCGTTTCGCGCCTCGCAAGCGTTCGGGACATGATGCTCTCCACAAGCGATCGCTCCGGCGTCACGAACAGCGTTCTCTGATGGTCATACAGCGCAAAACCGGGGCGGGCTCCATTCGGCTTCCACACGTGGCGGATTTCCGTCACGTCGACGGGCACGTTCGCCGAATCGCGCATTCGGCTGAAGTACGCGGCGAGCGCGGCGGCCTCCTCGATGGTGCGTTCCGGGATCTCGTCCGCCTGGCCCCGTTCGATCACGACGTGCGACCCCGGCGCATCCTTCACGTGGAGCCATAGGTCGCGCTTGTCGGCCCTGCGGAACGTCAGCCGGTCGTTCTGCACGTTGTTCCGGCCAACGCGGATGACGAATCCATCGCTGGACCGAAACGCGTGCGGCTCCGACTCTGCGGCGCGCCGCTTGCCGCCTGTCCCTCGTCGATCGGCCCGCGCCAAGAACCCCTGCGCTTGGAGTTCTCGGCGCACCTCTTCGAGGTTTTCGAGGGAGGTATCCGCGAGTGCCTGCAACACATCTTCCAGGTAGCGCAGGTCTCGCAGCGTGTTTTCGCGCTCCGCTTCGATCCACTGCCGCGCCCGCTTTCGTTTCGCCGCCATGCGAAAGAGGCGCTGAGCGTTGGCGATGGCGTCGAGCGCGGGGTCGAGTTCGATCCGCAAGGGTCGGTTGTCGTCGTAGTAGTTCGGCAGCTCGACCTCCGACGCCCCACGCGGAACCTCGTGCGCGTACGCGGTCAGAAGCTCGGCCTTGATCCGCAGTTCCTCCTCCGCCTCGGCGTCTTCCCACTCCTGCTCGAGGCGGACGAGCTTGCCCCGCAGGCGGTCCATGTGTTCTCTCACGGTCCGCTCCAGCTCGCGGGCCAAGCGCGACTGGCGCAGAGACTCGCCGGTATCGGCGAACAGCCAGCGGATGGCGTCGCTCACCGTTTCGCATTCCGCGAATCGAGCGCGCGACGTGAGCCGAAACGGGGCGCATTCCACGGCCCGGCCCACGTCGTCGAGGCCGACGGAAGCGGGCTCCCGCCCTTCATCCACGGCGGCTGCGAGATCGAGGGCCGCCCGATGAATGGACGTCGGCTCAGCGGAACCCGTTCGCGCGATGGCGCGATGGAGGATCTCGCGAGCCGTCACAGGTCCCGTACCGGCGAGCTTCTCCACGATGGCCATCTGATTGGCGCGGGAGGCGCCGGCGGATGGCTCGACGCCGAGGAAATCCTCCGGCGCGCACTGTTCCACGGGCTTCTTGCGTTGAGGGGGCGGCGGAAGATAGGGGATTCCCGGCAGCACGGCTCGGTAACGGGACATCTCCTCCGAGACGCGCACGGCGCTGTCGATGATCAGGCGGCTTCCGTCGGTCCGCTCTTCGACGAGCACGATGTTGCTGTGTCGCCCCATGATCTCGCAGATCAGAGCGTACGCGCGCCGGTCGCCGAGATCGTCCAGCGCTTCAATTTCCATTTCAAGCACCCGATCCCATCCCGGCTGCGTGACGCGGAGGATGCGCCCCCCCTCAATGTGTTTGCGCAAGAGGACGCAGAACATCGGCGGCGTGGCCGGGTTGTCTGGGCGCTCGTCCGCCAGAAAGTGGACGCGCGCAAATTGTTGGTGGGCGGACATGTACAGGCGCCGCGCTCCCAAATGGGCCGAGCGGACGGCGAGGACGAGATCGCGCTCGCCGGGTTGATAAATTCTGTCGATCCGTGCGCCTCGCAACGCGTCGTCGAGTTCGCGCGCGAGGCGGCGCAAGGTCCAACCGTCCACGCTCGATGCTCCTCTCTCACGAAGCCAGTATACCGCAGTTTCCTCCATTCGGCGCGGTGATTTCTTGACAAAGGTCGTCTGGATACGACCAGGTCTCGGACATGTTCGCCGTGTCCGACGCATAGATGATTACGAGACAAGTTGACGAAGGGGTGTGCTCGGTGGAACAACAAACGTGGCATGCGCAGAGCGAGGCCGAATGCCTCGCGCGACTCGAGACGTCGCTTGACGGGCTCTCCCAAGCGGAGGTGGAACGGCGGCGCGAGGTGCACGGGCTGAACCTGTTGCACGACGGCAACAAAGTGTCGCTGTTGACAGTGTTCTTCAATCAGTTTCGCGACTTCATGACGCTTGTGCTCATCGCGGCCACGCTCATCTCGGGCCTCCTCGGCGAATACACCGACGCGGTCACCATCATCGCCATCGTTTTTCTCAACGGCATCCTCGGCTTCGTGCAGGAAGTGCGCGCCGAGCGCTCGCTCAAGGCACTCAAGGAGCTCACGGCGCCGGTGGCCAAGGTGCGCCGCGACGGCGCAGTGGTGGAGGTCTCCGCGAAGGAGTTGGTGCCCGGAGACATCGTCCTGTTGGAGGATGGCGATCGCGTCCCCGCAGACGGCCGCATCGTTCGAGCGCGATCGCTCGAGGTCGAAGAGTCGGCGCTCACCGGGGAATCGGTGCCGGTGGCGAAGGATCCGCGCGTCCGGGTCCCGGCGGACAGCCCGCTTGCGGAGCGGCGGAACATGGTGTACATGGGGACGATGGTGACCCGCGGCCGGGCGGAGTACGTCGTGACGGCCACAGGCATGCAGACGGAGATGGGCAAGATTGCGGATCTGATCGATCAGTCCGAGGATCAGGAGACGCCGCTTCAAAAGCGGCTGGATCAGCTCGGCAAGACGCTCGTCTGGATCTCGCTCGGCATCACGGTGCTCGTGGTGGTGGCGGGCGTGATGCACGGGCACGCGCTGTACGAGATGTTTTTGGCCGGCGTGTCGCTTGCCGTCGCGGCCATTCCGGAGGGTCTGCCGGCCATTGTCACCATCGCCCTCGCGCTCGGCGTGCAGCGGATGATCAAGCGGAACGCCATCGTGCGCCGATTGCCGTCGGTCGAAACGCTGGGATGCGCGACGGTGATTTGCTCCGACAAGACGGGCACGTTGACCCAGAACAAGATGACGGTCACGCAGATCTACGCGGACGGACTGTACGTGGATGTTACGGGTTCCGGCCACCAGTTGCAAGGCGAATTTGTTGCGAACGGCCGCCGGATCGAACCCGGGCGGCGGGCTGCGTTCAAGAGTTTGGTCGAGATCGCAGCCGTGTGCAATCAGGCGCATCTTGAGCCGGGGGCAGACGGCGTGTCCGCGCAGGCCGTCAAGGGAGATCCGACGGAAATCGCGCTTCTCGTCCTGGCGCACAAGGCAGGTTTCGCGAAGCCGGACAGCGTGTACGAGCGCGTCGACGAGCGGCCCTTTGACGCGGACCGGAAGATGATGAGTGTGCTGGTGCGTTCGGACGATGAATGGTTCGCGTTCGTCAAAGGGGCGCCCGACGTGCTTTTGGCGCGCTGTACCCATGTGCTTCTCGGCAACCGCGAAGAGCCCATGGGGCAGTCGCTCTGCAAGCAGATTCTCGCGGCCAACGAACAAATGGCTTCTCGCGCGCTGCGGAACCTCGGTTTCGCGTACCGGCGCTTCCGCTCCGCCGAAGAGGCGCGCCAGGCGGATTGGGAATCGGAGCTGGTGTTCGTGGGGATCTGCGGCATGATCGATCCGCCGCGGGACGAGGCGAAGGCCGCCATCGCCAAGGCCAAGTCGGCCGGCATCCGCACGGTGATGATCACGGGGGACCATCAGGCGACGGCGACAGCCATCGCGAAGCAGCTCGACATCCTGCCGCCGGGCGGGCGCGTGCTGACGGGAGCCGACCTTGAGAGCTTGGACGACAAGCGCCTCTCCAATCTCGTGCGCGACACGTACGTCTACGCGCGCGTGACGCCCGAACACAAGCTTCGCATCGTGCGGGCGCTCCAGGCGAATCACGAGGTCGTCGCCATGACGGGCGACGGCGTGAACGACGCCCCGGCCATCAAACAGGCCGATATCGGCATCGCCATGGGCCAAAGTGGCACGGACGTGGCGAAGGAAGCGTCGAGCCTCATCCTCGCGGACGACAACTATGCGACCATCGTGGCCGCGGTGGAAGAGGGCCGCGCCATCTACGACAACATCAAGAAGTTCATCCGGTACCTCCTCGCGTCGAACGTGGGCGAGATTCTGACGATGTTCTTGGCCATGCTCGCCGGTTGGCCTCTGCCGCTCTCCCCCATCCAGATCCTCTGGGTGAACCTCGTCACCGACGGGCTGCCGGCCATCGCGCTCGGCGTCGATGCGCCGGAGGACGACATCATGAGCCGTCCGCCTCGAAACGTGCACGAGGGCATTTTCGCGAGGGGCATGGCTGTCAAGATCCTGTCCCGCGGCGTGCTCATCGGTCTTGCCACGCTCGCAGTGTTTGCGTGGTCCCTGCGCCAGGGCGCGGAGCTCGCGCACGCGCAGACGATGGCCTACGCGACGCTCACCATGGCCCAACTCATCCTCGTCTTCGACTCGCGGAGCCTCGAGGGCGGCATCTTGCGGCGGAACCCGTTTGAAAACGTCTGGCTTCTCTTGGCGGTGCTGTCCTCCGTCGCGCTGTTCGCCTGCACGATGTACATCCCGCGCATGGCCGAGGTCTTTCACACGACGCCGCTAGGCCCCGACGACTGGGCCATCGTGCTCGTAGCAGCGGCGGTGCCCACGTTCGCGCTCTCCGTGCGCCGCATGGGGCGCAACCGGCTCCACAAACTGCAACAACGGTCCGGTTCCGACGCGGCGGCCTGATTGCCAAGTTGCTCCGCCATCGGTACAATCCTGACCAGATGAGACGCGGTCAGGAGGCGTGGGCGTGGGCATTCGCAGCATGACAGGTTTTGGCCGGGCAGAAGGGCGCGTCGGGCTGTACGACGTGGTGGTCGAGGCGAAATCCGTGAATCACCGCTTCCTGGAGGTCTCGGTGCGCCTGCCGCGGGACTGGTCGTTCGCTGAGATGATCGTGCGCGATCGCGTCAAGGCTCGCTTGCACCGCGGTCGGCTGGATGTCGCCGTCTCGCTCGCCGGGACTGGCGCGGAAGCGGGGGAGGTTCAAGTCGATTGGGCGCTCATCGACGCGCTCGTCGAGGCGGATCGGACCCTGTGTGACAAGCTTGGGATTGAGTTTGATCCGCGCGCGGCGCGCCAGTGGCTGATGTTCCCGGGTGCCGTCGCGGTGCGCCCTGCGGCTTTATCCGAGGAAGAGGCCGCCTCGTCGCTCGCAGATCTCGTGGACGCCGCGCTTGAGAAACTCGTGGCCATGCGCGAACGCGAAGGGGGCGATCTCGCCCGAGCGTGTGAGGGGTACCTTGACGAAGTGGAAACGCGCCTTCAGGCCATCCGGGAGCGGGCGCCTGCGTCCGTCGCGGCGTACCGCGCGTCACTTCTGGCCAGGGTGTCGGAACTCGGCGTTTCCGTCGACGACGCTCGCCTGGCACAGGAGGTCGCGCTGTTTGCCGATCGCGTCGCGATCGACGAAGAACTGGTGCGGCTCGAGGCCCACGTGCGAGCGATGCGCGGCGATCTCGGCCGAACGGAGCCCGTGGGGCGGCGGCTCGACTTCCTCGTGCAGGAGATGCACCGCGAGGTGAACACCATCGCGGCGAAGTCCCAGGACGCCGAGATCAGCCAACATGTGGTGGAGATGAAGGCCTTGGTCGAGAAACTGCGCGAACAGGCGCAGAACGTCGAATAGCGGGCGCACTTTCCTTTGCGCCGAGATCGATGTAGAATATAGGGAAGCGTCGTCTGTGTTTCGAGGATTCGCGTCCGCCCTGCGGGGCGGAGATTTCGATATGGGGTGACCATGGTTGATCTATCCGTCCATCGATCGACTGTTGGAGCGGTGCAACAGCAAATACGCGCTCGTCGTGCTCGCGGCGAAGCGCGCCCGCAAACTGCAGAACGAGACCCTGAACCAGCCCGGCGCGTCGACGACGCGGAACGTGAGCCGCGCGCTCTGGGAAATTCACGACGGCGTCGTTCGCTGCAAGAACTTCGACGGCGAGTGACGCAGATCCGTGATCAGGCGATGAGGCAGGACAACCGCGCGTTGTTCTGCCTCTTGTCATGAACGGCAGGAGCCAAGGGAGGGTGCGGTATGGAGAAGAAGACCATCCTCGTCGGGGTGGGAGGAGGCATTGCGGCATACAAGTCCGCGAATCTGTGTTCACTCCTGGTCAAGCGCGGTTACGAGGTGCAGGTGCTGATGACCGAACACGCGACCCGGTTCATTCAGCCGCTCACCCTGCAGGCCCTGACCAAGCACCCGGTGATTTTCGACACGTTTGCCGAGCCCAATCCGTCGGAAATCGCGCACATCGCGGTGGCGGATCGCGCCGACCTGTACGTGATTGCGCCGGCGACGGCCAATCTCATCGCCAAGCTGGCGCACGGCCTGGCGGACGACATGGTCACCACCACTGCGCTTGCCGCGACCTGCCCCACGGTCGTGGCGCCAGCCATGAACGTGCACATGTTTGAGCACCCCGCTGTGCAGGAGAACCTGGACATTCTCCGCCGCCGGGGCACGCTCGTGCTGGATCCGGGCGAGGGGCCGCTCGCCTGCGGTTACACGGGCCGCGGGCGCATGCCCGAACCCGAGGACATCGCGGACGTGATTGAGGCTGTGCTCCACCAGGAGCGGGATTTGGAGGGCCTCTCCATCCTTATCACGGCCGGGCCGACGGTGGAGGACATCGACCCCGTCCGGTATCTGACCAATCGCTCGAGTGGCAAGATGGGGTATGCGCTCGCCGAGCAGGCCGCGCGCCGCGGCGCCCGCGTCACCTTGATCTCAGGCCCGACGCATCTCAAGCCCGTGCCGGGTGCCCGGATGGTCTACGTCCGCTCGACCGAGCAGATGCTGCACGCGGTGAGCGAGTTCTTTCCCGAGGCGGACGCGTTCATTTCCGCTGCGGCACCGGCCGACTTCCGGCCTGCCCGCACCTTGGAACATAAATGGAAAAAATCGCAAGGCCCACTGAAGCTCGATCTCGTCGAGACGCCCGACATCCTGCTCGCCGCGAGCCGCGCGAAGCGCCCTGGCCAAGTGGTGGTGGGCTTTGCGGCGGAGACGGACATGCCTGTGGACCATGCCCGGCGGAAGCTCGTCGACAAGGGCCTGGATCTCATCGTGGTGAACGATGTGACGAAGCCGGGCGCCGGCTTCGAGGTGGACACCAATCAGGTGACGCTTATCGGGAAGGACGGATCGACGGAGGCGCTGCCGGTGATGGAAAAGCATCGGGTGGCGGACCACATCCTGACCCGCGTGCGCCAAGTCCTTCGCGTGTCGGACGGTGAGCGGCCTTTATGACCGCAGGGACCGCGCGCGTCGCGGAGGTCGTGGTCGACGGGACGGCGCTGTTTTTGGACAAGCGGTTCGATTACATCGTTCCGCCGGGGATGGATGTATCGCCCGGCGTGCGCGTGGTGGTGCCGATGCGAGACTCGGTGCGATCCGGCATCGTCTGGGCGGTGCGGGAGGTCGCCAACGTCGGCGGGCTTCGTCCGCTCGCGCGCGTGATCGACCGAGTTCCCGTGCTGACGCCTCATCAGATGCGCATGGCGGAGTGGCTCTGCGACCGATATGCCGCCACGCTTCCGGAGGCCGTGTCGGCCATCCTGCCGGGGGCGTTTCGCGTGCGCGTGCGCAAAGTGATCGTGCCGAGCGCGGATGCGCCCGTCCCGGACGACGTGAAAGCCTCGACACTCTTTCGCTTCATCGCCGAGTCCGAGCCCGAGTGGAGCGAGATTCGGGCGCGATCGAAGGCGGACGAGCGCGCCGCCAGGGCGTGGGCCGAAGCCGGATTCGTTCGCGAAGAGCTCCGGGTGGATGAGGCGGTGGGCGAGAAGCGGCGGGCCTACCTCGTCACCCGCGCGTCGGAGGTGGATCTCAGGCGCGAGGCGGAACGGCGGAGTCGGCGCGCGCGGCGCCAGAGCGAGCTGCTGCTGCACCTCGCCGAAGCGGGCGAGATGCCGTGGGACAGGCGGGCGTATCCGCTCTCTTCCGTGGCGCCGCTCATCGAGGCGGGACTGGTGGCTGTCGCGGAGCGGCGCGTGAAGCGGGCCCCTGCCTCGCTCGACGCGGAGGAGCCCTGGCCAGAGCTCACGCCGTATCAGGTGGCGGCGGTGCGAGCGCTGGCCGAGATGGCCCGACAGGGGCATGGCGTGGCCCTGCTGCACGGCGTGACGGGCAGCGGCAAGACCGAGGTGTACATGCACCTGATTCGCGGGGCCATCGAAGACGAGGGTCAGGCACTCGTTCTGGTGCCCGAGATCGCGCTCACGCCGCAGCTCGTGCAGAGGTTCGAGCGAAGGTTCGGAGGCCGGGTTGCCGTCCTGCACTCGGGATTGTCGCTCGGCGAGCGGCGTGAGGAGTGGACGCGGGTCCTCGAAGGAGAGGCGAGCGTGGTGATTGGGGCGAGATCGGCGGTCTTCGCGCCGATGCGCAAGCTTCGACTGGTCGTCATCGACGAAGAACACGAGCCTTCCTACAAGCAGGAGGACGCGCCGCACTACGACGCGCGCGAAGTGGCGATGTGGCGCGCAAGGGAGGCGGGTGCGCTCGTGGTTCTCGGCTCTGCGACGCCCTCGCTCGCGTCGATGTTTCGGGTGGAGCGAGGCGACGCGAGGCTCGTCTCCCTGCCGGTTCGGGCGAACCGGCGGCCTCTTCCGCCGGTGGACGTGATCGATATGCGCGAGGAGCTGCGCGCGGGAAACCGGTCGATTTTCAGCCGCAGGCTCGCGGCGGAGCTGGAGCGCACGGTGTCGGAGGGGATGCAGGCTATCCTGTTTCTTAATCGACGCGGCTACGCGCACGCGGCGCTGTGCCGGGCTTGCGGGCACAGCATGGAGTGTCCCCGCTGTGACATTCACCTCACGGTCCACCGGCGGGCGGACGGGCACGTCCTTGTGTGCCACTACTGTGGGCACGAGGAGCCGCTCGTGCGGCGCTGTCCTGCTTGCGCCGAGGATGCGCTGGTCCCGTATGGACTCGGAACCGAGCAGGTGGAGCAGCACCTGCTGCGCACGTGGCCCGCGATGCGAGTCCTCCGTATGGACTTGGACACCACGCGGCGGAAGGGGGCGCTCGAGTCTATCATCGATCGGTTCCAGCGGGGCGAAGCGGACGTGCTCGTGGGCACGCAGATGATCGCGAAGGGGCTCGACTTTCCGCGGGTGCGGCTGGTGGGCGTCGTGGCGGCGGATGCGATGCTCACGCTTCCGGACTACCGAGCGAACGAGCGCGCGTTTCAGCTTCTCACGCAGGTGGCCGGGCGGGCCGGGCGAGCCGAAACCGACGGTATCACGCTTATTCAGACGTATCAGCCCGGGCACCGCGCCATCGAAGCGGCGAAATCGCACGATTATCGGCAGTTCTACGAGCGAGAGCGGGAAAGCCGCGAATTCTTTCGCTATCCGCCCTTCTGCGAACTGGCGGTCTTTCTCGCCTCGCATTCGGAGGAGCGGCTGGCGCGCGGCGCCGCGGCGAGGTTCGAGCGAGAACTCGCGCGTTCGCCGTCCGCCGCGTCCTTGACCGTGTTGCCTGCCGGGCCAAGCGGCATTCGGCGGATCGACAACGTGTATCGCTATCAGGTTGTGATGAAGTACGCGGCGTGGCAGGATGTGAAAGAGGACGTCGTGCGCGCGTACCGATTGGTGAAGGAGAAGATGAACCGGCTGGGTGGATCCGCCGTCCTCGACGTCAACGCCCAGCGGATCGGTTGACATACAGGGAGGGGATGAACGATGGCCATTCGCATCATTCGCAAGGGAGAGGATCCGGTGCTGCGGCAGAAGGCCCAGGTGGTGACGCAGTTCACCCCGGCCATTCACCGGCTCCTCGACGACATGGCGGAGACCATGTACGACGCCGACGGGATTGGCCTTGCAG from Alicyclobacillus acidocaldarius subsp. acidocaldarius DSM 446 carries:
- the rpoZ gene encoding DNA-directed RNA polymerase subunit omega, coding for MIYPSIDRLLERCNSKYALVVLAAKRARKLQNETLNQPGASTTRNVSRALWEIHDGVVRCKNFDGE
- a CDS encoding Rqc2 family fibronectin-binding protein — translated: MDGWTLRRLARELDDALRGARIDRIYQPGERDLVLAVRSAHLGARRLYMSAHQQFARVHFLADERPDNPATPPMFCVLLRKHIEGGRILRVTQPGWDRVLEMEIEALDDLGDRRAYALICEIMGRHSNIVLVEERTDGSRLIIDSAVRVSEEMSRYRAVLPGIPYLPPPPQRKKPVEQCAPEDFLGVEPSAGASRANQMAIVEKLAGTGPVTAREILHRAIARTGSAEPTSIHRAALDLAAAVDEGREPASVGLDDVGRAVECAPFRLTSRARFAECETVSDAIRWLFADTGESLRQSRLARELERTVREHMDRLRGKLVRLEQEWEDAEAEEELRIKAELLTAYAHEVPRGASEVELPNYYDDNRPLRIELDPALDAIANAQRLFRMAAKRKRARQWIEAERENTLRDLRYLEDVLQALADTSLENLEEVRRELQAQGFLARADRRGTGGKRRAAESEPHAFRSSDGFVIRVGRNNVQNDRLTFRRADKRDLWLHVKDAPGSHVVIERGQADEIPERTIEEAAALAAYFSRMRDSANVPVDVTEIRHVWKPNGARPGFALYDHQRTLFVTPERSLVESIMSRTLARRETSDSR
- the priA gene encoding replication restart helicase PriA, with amino-acid sequence MTAGTARVAEVVVDGTALFLDKRFDYIVPPGMDVSPGVRVVVPMRDSVRSGIVWAVREVANVGGLRPLARVIDRVPVLTPHQMRMAEWLCDRYAATLPEAVSAILPGAFRVRVRKVIVPSADAPVPDDVKASTLFRFIAESEPEWSEIRARSKADERAARAWAEAGFVREELRVDEAVGEKRRAYLVTRASEVDLRREAERRSRRARRQSELLLHLAEAGEMPWDRRAYPLSSVAPLIEAGLVAVAERRVKRAPASLDAEEPWPELTPYQVAAVRALAEMARQGHGVALLHGVTGSGKTEVYMHLIRGAIEDEGQALVLVPEIALTPQLVQRFERRFGGRVAVLHSGLSLGERREEWTRVLEGEASVVIGARSAVFAPMRKLRLVVIDEEHEPSYKQEDAPHYDAREVAMWRAREAGALVVLGSATPSLASMFRVERGDARLVSLPVRANRRPLPPVDVIDMREELRAGNRSIFSRRLAAELERTVSEGMQAILFLNRRGYAHAALCRACGHSMECPRCDIHLTVHRRADGHVLVCHYCGHEEPLVRRCPACAEDALVPYGLGTEQVEQHLLRTWPAMRVLRMDLDTTRRKGALESIIDRFQRGEADVLVGTQMIAKGLDFPRVRLVGVVAADAMLTLPDYRANERAFQLLTQVAGRAGRAETDGITLIQTYQPGHRAIEAAKSHDYRQFYERERESREFFRYPPFCELAVFLASHSEERLARGAAARFERELARSPSAASLTVLPAGPSGIRRIDNVYRYQVVMKYAAWQDVKEDVVRAYRLVKEKMNRLGGSAVLDVNAQRIG
- the coaBC gene encoding bifunctional phosphopantothenoylcysteine decarboxylase/phosphopantothenate--cysteine ligase CoaBC, which gives rise to MEKKTILVGVGGGIAAYKSANLCSLLVKRGYEVQVLMTEHATRFIQPLTLQALTKHPVIFDTFAEPNPSEIAHIAVADRADLYVIAPATANLIAKLAHGLADDMVTTTALAATCPTVVAPAMNVHMFEHPAVQENLDILRRRGTLVLDPGEGPLACGYTGRGRMPEPEDIADVIEAVLHQERDLEGLSILITAGPTVEDIDPVRYLTNRSSGKMGYALAEQAARRGARVTLISGPTHLKPVPGARMVYVRSTEQMLHAVSEFFPEADAFISAAAPADFRPARTLEHKWKKSQGPLKLDLVETPDILLAASRAKRPGQVVVGFAAETDMPVDHARRKLVDKGLDLIVVNDVTKPGAGFEVDTNQVTLIGKDGSTEALPVMEKHRVADHILTRVRQVLRVSDGERPL
- a CDS encoding YicC/YloC family endoribonuclease encodes the protein MGIRSMTGFGRAEGRVGLYDVVVEAKSVNHRFLEVSVRLPRDWSFAEMIVRDRVKARLHRGRLDVAVSLAGTGAEAGEVQVDWALIDALVEADRTLCDKLGIEFDPRAARQWLMFPGAVAVRPAALSEEEAASSLADLVDAALEKLVAMREREGGDLARACEGYLDEVETRLQAIRERAPASVAAYRASLLARVSELGVSVDDARLAQEVALFADRVAIDEELVRLEAHVRAMRGDLGRTEPVGRRLDFLVQEMHREVNTIAAKSQDAEISQHVVEMKALVEKLREQAQNVE
- a CDS encoding calcium-translocating P-type ATPase, SERCA-type encodes the protein MEQQTWHAQSEAECLARLETSLDGLSQAEVERRREVHGLNLLHDGNKVSLLTVFFNQFRDFMTLVLIAATLISGLLGEYTDAVTIIAIVFLNGILGFVQEVRAERSLKALKELTAPVAKVRRDGAVVEVSAKELVPGDIVLLEDGDRVPADGRIVRARSLEVEESALTGESVPVAKDPRVRVPADSPLAERRNMVYMGTMVTRGRAEYVVTATGMQTEMGKIADLIDQSEDQETPLQKRLDQLGKTLVWISLGITVLVVVAGVMHGHALYEMFLAGVSLAVAAIPEGLPAIVTIALALGVQRMIKRNAIVRRLPSVETLGCATVICSDKTGTLTQNKMTVTQIYADGLYVDVTGSGHQLQGEFVANGRRIEPGRRAAFKSLVEIAAVCNQAHLEPGADGVSAQAVKGDPTEIALLVLAHKAGFAKPDSVYERVDERPFDADRKMMSVLVRSDDEWFAFVKGAPDVLLARCTHVLLGNREEPMGQSLCKQILAANEQMASRALRNLGFAYRRFRSAEEARQADWESELVFVGICGMIDPPRDEAKAAIAKAKSAGIRTVMITGDHQATATAIAKQLDILPPGGRVLTGADLESLDDKRLSNLVRDTYVYARVTPEHKLRIVRALQANHEVVAMTGDGVNDAPAIKQADIGIAMGQSGTDVAKEASSLILADDNYATIVAAVEEGRAIYDNIKKFIRYLLASNVGEILTMFLAMLAGWPLPLSPIQILWVNLVTDGLPAIALGVDAPEDDIMSRPPRNVHEGIFARGMAVKILSRGVLIGLATLAVFAWSLRQGAELAHAQTMAYATLTMAQLILVFDSRSLEGGILRRNPFENVWLLLAVLSSVALFACTMYIPRMAEVFHTTPLGPDDWAIVLVAAAVPTFALSVRRMGRNRLHKLQQRSGSDAAA